A window of the Polypterus senegalus isolate Bchr_013 chromosome 4, ASM1683550v1, whole genome shotgun sequence genome harbors these coding sequences:
- the LOC120528432 gene encoding tripartite motif-containing protein 29-like gives MASYCQTHLQPHYEGDALRHHKLVDPDRNLKEKLCEKHQKSLEIFCKTDETCIWVMCVLTGHNGHKMAELETEREKKSLQTRTTGRGVIIMWATH, from the exons atggcctcctactgtcagactcacctgcagcctcactatgaagGAGACGCCCTGAGGCAccacaagctggttgatcctgatagaaatctgaaggagaaactctgtgagaaacatcagaagAGTTTGGagatattctgtaaaactgatgaGACGTGTATCTGGGTGATGTGTGTGCTGACTGGACATAATGGGCATAAAATGGCTGAGctagagacagaaagagaaaaaaagag CCTGCAGACCAGAACCACTGGCAGGGGTGTGATCATCATGTGGGCTACTCATTGA